In one Gloeocapsopsis sp. IPPAS B-1203 genomic region, the following are encoded:
- a CDS encoding translocation/assembly module TamB yields the protein MKNPPDLDNQTEPRSQRNSRSLLSYRTGIAIGAPVLLGLIAGGWWLWTFVNEQLAPLVERNLTQTLNRPVELGRVESFSLTGLRFGASAIPATATDPDRASVAAVDVAFNPLQLLITRTLRLDVTLVNPDVYLEQDAQGRWISTALATEEGTGLIRTELDRIQFRNANVALLANPEARGKPIARSSEPVRVSQVNGFGQFLDNNELIRYQISGIATEGNIEIQGESQFSTERTNLQIQAQNVLASEVTRLIDLPIDLQGGRVDGNLNVRWQQEQDPQLFGTAQLKEVTAQVEQLPQAFNKSNGTLGFQGTQIWLDNVQTSYGSIPAIANGVLNTEVGFNIAAKVPAVSFANAQKTLELDLPVPVAGEARAEVQLSGPIEKPTLSGSVTTTKQARIDRVDFKNASARFAFSPTASVVAFKDIQAVPTVGGQITGGGTIKIGETPGLGFNLEARNIPGDAIARLYGATPEFQIGTIQAKANVVGSPTQPQTIVNWQAANATYPARGQILIANAQNLLFRNTTVDFAGGTLRAAGQLTNDQWQATVQASNVQLGRVTEVPPALQAPISGTFNVAGSTASFQPNQIQAIGSGRLNVAGGTVTASNIQLAQGRWRAQVQASGVQLGNLVPQAPPQFQGALTGTFTVAGTTTAFQPNQIQAIGSGRLNVAGGTVTASNIQLAQGRWQALVNASQVQLARFSEQLQGQLNGQLRVAGTVDSFDLADVRAVGDLRFSQGIGPVQQPLTARVGWAGDRLIVEQATAPNLRASGLIFAQVTPSGAPEVTELDLNVQAQDYSLQDLPFELPAAVNLAGSANFAGNITGTLTAPNVVGALQLQNLAVNDLAFAPQLTGNVELTAAEGLQLDVSGGQDQIALNLDPENRPVSFLVRRDAAIARGRSVGEDLLVNIENFPLAVLDLTPNLPVLGNAPVSGQLTGDLRVNPTTLAVAGNIAIAEPTIGTLTGNQFVGQIRFADGTGTLTGGEFVQGDSRYALKSSLTQTPTGSEFDAQVNIANGQVQTVLAALRYFNLEDFQRGIEPPTYAGADTLNTTPVGLPDAPLLTQIRRYSEITTLLQQQRQQRQDASPLPELADFQGTFSGTVAVSGSISAGVTANFDLQGQDWQWGSYNADQVIAQGNFEDGVLTLLPLRIQSDESLVAFTGQVGGAEQSGQLQVTNFPIATLTDFVDLPVDVTGQLNGSATLAGTIENPQAIGEVELSAGTLNERPVESATASFSYANARFNIGSNVVVAGPEPITVTGSIPLELPFATVTPDSDQISLDINVQNEGLSLINLLTDAVAWEGGQGQVQLQVSGTTQEPVATGIATVSNATITAQALPEPLTDVTGTINFNLDRIQVDRLQGNFSRGNVVAQGVVPIFSSFSPTDPDFGNPLTIDLNQLALNLDGLYRGGASGNVVVTGNVLNPVIGGEVELAQGEISIPEENGNGVTPETATPVGANQDGITVPEFNNLQLTLGNGISVTRPPIINIEATGSLNISGALNDLRPDGVVRLRRGGVNLFTTQFVLSRGYEHTATFRPNQGLDPELDIRLVTRVPEVTRTRVATTPLSGDITQPLSTDLGGFETVRVQAEVQGPASQLFDNLELTSNPSRSESEIVALLGGGFIDTLGRGDSVLGLANIAGTALLGNFQSAVTNIGNAFGLSELRLFPTVGTESGGRTSALDLAAEAGIDVSGNLSVSVLRVLTSDDPTRIGLNYRLNEEFRLRAATDITGETRAILEYENRF from the coding sequence ATGAAGAATCCTCCTGATTTAGATAACCAAACCGAACCACGTTCTCAAAGAAATTCGCGATCGTTACTAAGTTATCGCACTGGAATCGCCATTGGTGCGCCTGTGTTGTTAGGACTCATAGCAGGTGGGTGGTGGTTGTGGACTTTTGTGAACGAACAGTTAGCACCACTTGTGGAACGCAATTTAACACAAACACTGAATCGACCAGTAGAATTAGGACGAGTAGAAAGCTTTTCTCTAACTGGTTTACGCTTTGGTGCTTCTGCGATTCCGGCAACGGCTACCGACCCAGACCGCGCTTCAGTAGCAGCCGTAGATGTTGCGTTTAACCCATTACAACTATTAATTACTCGCACACTCAGACTTGATGTTACATTAGTTAATCCTGACGTTTATCTAGAGCAAGATGCCCAAGGGCGCTGGATTTCTACTGCTTTAGCAACTGAAGAAGGGACAGGGCTAATTAGAACTGAACTCGATCGCATTCAGTTTCGTAATGCCAATGTTGCTCTATTAGCAAATCCAGAGGCAAGAGGCAAACCTATTGCGAGATCGTCAGAACCAGTTAGAGTCAGCCAAGTCAATGGATTTGGGCAGTTTTTAGATAATAATGAATTAATTAGATACCAAATTAGTGGCATAGCAACAGAAGGCAATATTGAGATTCAAGGCGAATCGCAATTTAGCACCGAACGCACTAATTTACAAATTCAAGCTCAAAACGTCCTCGCCTCAGAAGTGACGCGCTTAATTGATTTACCAATTGACCTGCAAGGTGGGCGAGTTGATGGTAATTTAAATGTTCGCTGGCAACAAGAGCAAGACCCACAGCTATTTGGTACTGCGCAACTGAAAGAAGTTACAGCACAAGTCGAGCAACTACCACAAGCATTTAATAAATCTAATGGCACGCTAGGGTTTCAAGGTACGCAAATTTGGCTTGATAACGTCCAAACCAGTTACGGAAGTATTCCAGCGATCGCTAACGGTGTCCTAAATACGGAAGTTGGTTTTAATATTGCTGCCAAAGTCCCAGCAGTTAGTTTTGCCAATGCCCAAAAGACGTTGGAATTAGATCTTCCCGTACCTGTAGCAGGTGAAGCAAGAGCAGAAGTTCAACTCAGCGGACCCATCGAAAAGCCAACATTATCGGGCAGTGTAACCACTACTAAGCAAGCTCGAATCGACCGCGTAGATTTTAAAAATGCCAGTGCACGATTTGCTTTTTCTCCTACGGCATCGGTAGTTGCTTTTAAAGACATTCAAGCAGTTCCGACAGTCGGGGGTCAAATTACTGGTGGCGGTACAATCAAAATTGGAGAAACTCCAGGCTTGGGATTTAACCTCGAGGCACGGAATATTCCTGGAGATGCGATCGCCCGTCTTTATGGTGCAACACCTGAATTTCAAATTGGCACAATTCAAGCAAAAGCTAATGTTGTTGGTTCGCCAACACAACCCCAAACAATTGTCAATTGGCAAGCAGCAAATGCAACCTATCCCGCACGCGGTCAAATTTTAATTGCCAATGCACAAAACTTGCTATTTCGCAATACTACTGTCGATTTTGCTGGTGGTACGCTACGCGCTGCCGGACAGTTAACAAACGATCAGTGGCAAGCAACTGTCCAAGCGTCAAATGTACAGTTAGGACGTGTCACAGAAGTTCCCCCAGCACTGCAAGCACCGATTAGTGGGACATTTAATGTTGCAGGTTCTACTGCCTCGTTTCAGCCAAATCAAATTCAAGCGATCGGTTCGGGGCGTTTAAATGTTGCAGGAGGAACAGTCACCGCCTCCAATATTCAACTTGCCCAAGGTCGCTGGCGGGCGCAAGTACAAGCATCAGGTGTCCAACTCGGAAATTTAGTTCCCCAAGCTCCACCACAGTTTCAAGGCGCGCTCACAGGAACGTTTACTGTTGCTGGCACGACAACAGCGTTTCAGCCAAATCAAATTCAAGCGATCGGTTCGGGACGTTTAAATGTTGCAGGAGGAACAGTCACCGCCTCCAATATTCAACTTGCCCAAGGTCGTTGGCAAGCGCTAGTTAATGCCTCACAAGTGCAACTTGCACGGTTTTCAGAACAACTCCAAGGTCAGCTGAATGGTCAATTGCGCGTAGCAGGTACAGTTGATTCGTTTGATTTAGCAGATGTTCGCGCTGTGGGAGATTTGCGCTTTTCTCAAGGAATTGGGCCTGTACAACAACCCCTAACAGCAAGGGTGGGTTGGGCTGGCGATCGCCTGATTGTTGAGCAAGCAACAGCACCAAATTTAAGAGCAAGTGGACTAATTTTTGCCCAAGTGACTCCATCGGGTGCGCCGGAAGTTACTGAGTTAGATCTCAATGTTCAAGCACAAGATTACAGTTTACAAGATTTACCTTTTGAGTTGCCTGCGGCAGTAAACCTTGCAGGAAGTGCAAATTTTGCTGGTAATATCACAGGAACTTTAACTGCACCGAATGTAGTAGGTGCATTACAATTACAAAACTTGGCAGTTAACGATTTAGCCTTTGCCCCACAGTTAACGGGAAATGTTGAACTAACTGCTGCTGAGGGATTGCAATTAGATGTTTCTGGCGGTCAAGATCAAATTGCGTTGAACTTAGATCCTGAGAATCGTCCAGTTTCTTTTTTAGTTCGGCGCGATGCAGCAATTGCCAGAGGGCGTAGCGTTGGCGAAGATTTATTAGTCAATATTGAAAATTTTCCTTTAGCAGTATTAGATTTAACGCCTAATCTTCCCGTATTAGGTAATGCACCAGTTTCAGGACAACTCACAGGCGATTTAAGAGTTAATCCGACAACACTTGCTGTTGCCGGAAATATTGCGATCGCTGAACCCACAATTGGAACTCTCACCGGAAATCAATTTGTCGGACAAATTCGTTTTGCAGATGGTACAGGAACACTCACAGGAGGCGAGTTTGTTCAGGGAGACAGTCGTTATGCTTTGAAAAGTAGCTTAACGCAAACTCCTACAGGGTCAGAATTTGATGCTCAAGTTAATATTGCTAACGGTCAAGTGCAAACTGTTTTAGCTGCACTGCGGTACTTTAATTTAGAAGATTTCCAACGCGGTATAGAACCACCCACCTATGCTGGTGCGGACACTCTCAACACCACACCAGTAGGTTTACCAGACGCACCACTACTCACACAAATCCGCCGTTATTCAGAAATTACAACACTATTGCAACAACAGCGTCAGCAACGTCAAGATGCATCGCCATTACCTGAACTTGCAGATTTTCAAGGGACGTTTAGTGGAACTGTAGCAGTAAGTGGTTCGATAAGCGCTGGTGTCACCGCTAATTTTGATTTACAAGGTCAAGATTGGCAATGGGGTTCTTATAATGCCGATCAAGTCATTGCCCAAGGCAATTTTGAAGATGGTGTTTTAACATTATTACCTTTGCGGATTCAATCAGATGAATCTCTTGTTGCTTTTACAGGGCAAGTAGGGGGTGCAGAACAATCCGGTCAATTACAAGTGACAAACTTCCCAATTGCTACATTAACTGATTTTGTCGATTTACCAGTAGATGTCACAGGACAATTAAACGGTTCAGCAACTTTAGCTGGAACAATTGAAAATCCTCAAGCGATCGGAGAAGTGGAACTCAGCGCCGGAACACTCAATGAAAGACCTGTAGAGTCGGCAACTGCTAGCTTTAGTTATGCTAATGCCCGATTTAATATTGGTAGTAATGTCGTTGTGGCTGGACCTGAACCAATCACAGTTACTGGTAGCATACCTCTAGAGCTACCTTTTGCAACTGTTACACCTGATAGCGATCAAATTAGTTTAGATATCAACGTCCAAAACGAAGGTTTATCATTAATTAACTTACTCACCGATGCCGTTGCTTGGGAAGGAGGACAAGGACAAGTTCAACTTCAAGTCAGTGGGACAACTCAAGAACCTGTTGCCACAGGAATTGCGACAGTTAGTAATGCGACAATTACTGCCCAAGCTTTGCCGGAACCTCTCACTGATGTCACAGGCACAATTAACTTTAATCTTGACCGAATTCAAGTTGATCGTCTTCAAGGTAATTTCTCACGCGGTAATGTTGTTGCTCAGGGAGTTGTACCAATTTTCAGTAGTTTTTCACCGACTGATCCAGATTTTGGCAATCCTCTGACAATCGACCTCAATCAGTTAGCTCTTAATCTTGATGGATTATATCGTGGTGGGGCTAGTGGAAATGTGGTTGTGACTGGAAATGTCCTTAACCCAGTTATTGGCGGTGAAGTTGAACTTGCACAAGGTGAAATATCTATTCCTGAAGAAAATGGTAATGGTGTTACACCAGAGACTGCGACACCAGTTGGTGCAAATCAAGATGGAATTACAGTTCCAGAGTTTAATAACTTACAGTTGACTTTGGGTAATGGTATTTCGGTCACTCGTCCACCTATTATCAATATAGAAGCAACAGGTTCGCTTAATATTAGTGGCGCACTCAACGATCTGCGTCCAGATGGTGTAGTTCGGTTACGTCGTGGTGGTGTGAATTTATTTACAACTCAATTTGTGCTATCGCGTGGTTATGAACACACAGCAACCTTTAGACCAAATCAAGGACTTGATCCTGAATTAGATATTCGTCTTGTTACGCGAGTTCCAGAAGTCACGCGGACTAGAGTTGCAACGACTCCTTTATCAGGTGATATTACACAACCGCTTTCTACAGACTTAGGTGGTTTTGAGACAGTACGCGTCCAAGCTGAGGTTCAAGGTCCTGCAAGTCAACTTTTTGATAATTTAGAACTAACTAGCAATCCTTCTCGCAGTGAATCTGAGATTGTTGCTTTACTGGGTGGTGGTTTTATCGACACTTTAGGACGTGGAGATAGTGTGTTAGGACTTGCTAATATAGCAGGGACAGCTTTATTAGGTAACTTCCAAAGCGCTGTCACAAATATTGGTAATGCTTTTGGTTTATCGGAGTTACGTTTATTTCCGACGGTTGGCACAGAATCTGGCGGACGGACTTCCGCACTTGATTTAGCCGCAGAAGCTGGTATTGATGTCTCAGGTAATCTTTCTGTTTCTGTTTTGCGAGTTCTGACATCTGACGATCCAACACGCATTGGTCTGAATTATCGACTCAATGAAGAATTTCGCTTACGTGCTGCCACAGATATTACAGGAGAAACACGGGCAATTTTAGAATATGAAAATCGGTTTTGA
- a CDS encoding DUF3110 domain-containing protein, which translates to MRVFVLLFNARTENEGIHTIRVGDRNRVLMFESEDDATRFALMLEAQDFPTPTVEVMDAEEIKEFCESADYDWELIPENGLALPPEQNIEQTDWQIETEPESDPDIDDIRRKLEGLL; encoded by the coding sequence ATGCGAGTTTTTGTTTTATTATTTAATGCGCGAACTGAAAACGAAGGTATTCACACCATCCGAGTTGGCGATCGCAATCGAGTTTTGATGTTTGAATCTGAAGATGATGCCACTCGCTTTGCACTTATGCTAGAAGCTCAAGACTTTCCGACACCAACTGTTGAAGTCATGGACGCTGAGGAAATTAAAGAGTTCTGTGAAAGTGCCGATTATGATTGGGAACTGATTCCCGAAAATGGTTTAGCGCTTCCCCCAGAACAGAACATCGAACAAACAGATTGGCAGATAGAAACTGAACCCGAATCTGATCCAGATATAGACGATATTCGTCGTAAATTGGAAGGGTTATTATAG